Proteins encoded together in one Drosophila albomicans strain 15112-1751.03 chromosome 2R, ASM965048v2, whole genome shotgun sequence window:
- the LOC117573843 gene encoding uncharacterized protein LOC117573843, whose translation MRLLISFVGLIAVACADKLGYNYQPVDHSNSGLSFTPGNIGYNQGLDQSGYVSSADNGAISAGPAQVADQAYQAPVELTKEFFSYTADEGDFQAPANADQLSNGLRKALRVIFIKGPENSGIEDAALALAKQSAEQQTAIYVLTKQANVNDLANKLNSIRTNNNNKPEVHFVKYRTPEDAVNAQRAIQGQYDQLGGVTSHQDGGVAPVLNFASQAPVAAPAPAQEPLNSYLPSSLFRNRA comes from the exons ATGCGTCTCCTCATT AGTTTCGTTGGTCTTATCGCCGTTGCCTGCGCCGATAAGCTGGGCTACAACTATCAGCCTGTGGATCACTCTAACTCTGGACTGTCTTTCACACCCGGCAACATTGGCTATAATCAAGGCCTGGATCAATCCGGCTACGTTTCATCCGCAGACAACGGTGCTATCTCTGCTGGTCCCGCTCAAGTTGCTGATCAGGCTTACCAAGCACCTGTTGAGCTCACCAAGGAATTCTTTTCATACACAGCCGATGAGGGCGATTTCCAAGCACCTGCCAATGCCGATCAGTTGTCCAATGGTCTGCGCAAAGCACTGCGAGTGATCTTCATCAAGGGACCCGAAAACAGTGGGATTGAGGATGCTGCTTTGGCACTGGCAAAACAGTCTGCTGAGCAACAAACCGCCATTTATGTCCTGACTAAGCAAGCCAACGTCAACGATCTGGCCAACAAGCTGAACAGCATtcgcaccaacaacaacaacaagcccGAGGTTCACTTTGTCAAGTACCGCACTCCTGAGGACGCTGTCAATGCTCAGCGTGCCATCCAGGGACAGTACGATCAACTGGGCGGTGTCACCTCTCATCAAGATGGTGGCGTTGCTCCTGTGCTGAACTTTGCCTCGCAAGCACCTGttgcagctccagctccagctcaaGAGCCCTTGAACTCGTATCTGCCCTCATCACTGTTTCGCAATCGCGCATAA
- the LOC117573839 gene encoding spidroin-1-like isoform X3 gives MSVLTAPSRTRTPKMRAFIVLCLVAVATADKLGYNYQPVGHSSSGLSFAPGSGSGSIGGGSLGGSLGGLGGGSLSGLGSGNFGSLDSGLGGSGLGGSGLSGLGGSGLGGSGLSGLGGSGLGGSGLGSSGFDGPVDYNAAPSSELNKEFFTFTANEEDFDEPQALERASSSVNKGLRVVFIKGPENRGLENAALALAKQAAEQQTAIYVLNKQADIGDLASKLNAIRSNSNNKPEVHFVKYRTPEDAANAQRAIQSQYDSLGGASQNHNGGVAKALNFASAPQFRQQNAQIPENSYLPSSVLRRLRFRY, from the exons ATGTCGG TGCTCACAGCTCCAAGTAGAACTAGAACCCCAAAGATGCGCGCTTTCATCGTCTTGTGTTTAGTGGCCGTTGCCACCGCCGATAAGCTCGGCTACAACTACCAGCCGGTAGGACACTCCAGCTCAGGATTGTCGTTCGCTCCTGGCAGCGGCAGTGGAAGTATCGGCGGTGGAAGCCTGGGAGGTTCCCTTGGAGGACTCGGCGGTGGCTCTCTGAGCGGACTCGGTAGTGGCAACTTCGGAAGCCTTGACAGCGGTCTGGGCGGTTCAGGATTGGGCGGCTCTGGTCTGAGCGGTCTTGGCGGCTCTGGATTGGGCGGCTCTGGTCTGAGCGGTCTTGGCGGCTCAGGACTCGGCGGCTCTGGACTCGGCAGCTCAGGATTCGATGGACCCGTCGACTACAATGCTGCTCCTTCATCGGAATTGAACAAGGAATTCTTCACTTTCACCGCCAACGAGGAAGACTTCGATGAGCCCCAGGCTTTGGAACGTGCCTCCAGCTCAGTGAACAAGGGTCTGCGCGTTGTCTTCATCAAGGGACCCGAGAACCGTGGCCTGGAAAACGCTGCTCTGGCTTTGGCTAAGCAGGCTGCCGAGCAACAGACCGCCATCTATGTCCTGAACAAGCAGGCTGACATTGGAGATCTGGCCAGCAAGTTGAACGCTatccgcagcaacagcaacaacaagcccGAGGTTCACTTCGTCAAGTACCGCACTCCTGAGGATGCTGCCAACGCTCAGCGTGCCATTCAGTCGCAGTACGACTCTCTGGGTGGAGCCAGCCAGAACCACAACGGTGGTGTTGCCAAGGCTTTGAACTTCGCTTCGGCCCCACAGTTCCGTCAGCAGAACGCTCAGATCCCTGAGAACTCGTATCTGCCATCATCGGTGCTGCGTCGTCTGCGTTTCCGTTACTAA
- the LOC117573838 gene encoding uncharacterized protein LOC117573838 produces MLHIASKHKNHRVICPGHHILQSTQSSNMRHFSVILCCCLATTLVNADKLGYNYQPVAHSGSGLSFTPGGSASNLAPSFAAEPSNAGLSFAPSGSASSLSPSFSAGLAPAASSDNFGISQSPFAQPSFQPSGQIAEQSADAPNYAAAQPELQKEFFTYTADEEEFVDPAASEKVSTSLNKALRVVFVKGPDSSGLEQAALALAKQASQQETAIYILNKQADINDLATKLNDIRRASSESSNNKPEVHFVKYRTPEDAANAQHAIQSQYDQLGGKSTQQDGGVASSLNFASEPAPVAASAPAPASIPSSLPASFPSASDAVPVAAEPEATSPISSYVPPVTPGSSYLPANILRRLRF; encoded by the coding sequence ATGCTCCACATAGCATCTAAGCATAAAAACCATCGAGTTATTTGTCCAGGGCATCACATTCTTCAGTCAACTCAATCTTCGAACATGCGACACTTCTCCGTTATcctctgctgttgcttggcGACCACTTTGGTCAACGCTGACAAGCTGGGCTACAATTATCAGCCTGTGGCTCACTCAGGCTCGGGCCTCTCATTCACACCGGGTGGTTCAGCCAGCAACTTAGCGCCCTCGTTTGCCGCTGAACCTAGCAACGCCGGACTCTCATTCGCTCCAAGTGGATCGGCCAGCAGCTTGTCGCCATCGTTCTCAGCTGGACTTGCACCTGCCGCCAGCTCTGATAACTTCGGCATCTCACAGTCGCCTTTCGCACAGCCCAGCTTCCAGCCAAGTGGACAGATTGCCGAACAATCTGCCGATGCGCCCAACTATGCCGCTGCTCAGCCTGAGTTGCAGAAGGAATTCTTCACCTACACGGCTGATGAGGAAGAGTTCGTCGATCCAGCTGCATCCGAGAAGGTCTCCACATCTCTGAACAAAGCTTTGCGCGTCGTCTTCGTGAAGGGTCCCGACAGCAGTGGCTTGGAGCAagcagctttggctttggccaagCAAGCTTCCCAGCAGGAGACCGCCATCTACATCTTGAACAAGCAGGCCGACATTAACGATCTGGCCACCAAGCTGAACGATATCCGTAGAGCCAGCAgcgagagcagcaacaacaaacccGAAGTTCATTTTGTTAAGTACCGCACTCCCGAGGATGCTGCCAATGCTCAACATGCCATTCAGTCGCAATACGATCAGCTGGGCGGTAAATCCACGCAGCAGGATGGCGGTGTTGCCTCATCTCTGAACTTTGCCAGCGAACCAGCACCAGTTGCAGCTTCTGCTCCCGCTCCCGCTTCCATTCCATCATCCCTTCCCGCATCCTTCCCTTCTGCATCTGATGCCGTGCCAGTGGCTGCTGAGCCCGAGGCCACGTCACCCATCTCCTCATACGTTCCCCCAGTCACCCCAGGTAGCAGCTATCTACCGGCAAACATCTTGCGCCGTTTGCGTTTCTAA
- the LOC117573507 gene encoding uncharacterized protein LOC117573507, with protein MRAFIVLCLVAFTCADKLGYNYQPVQHSNTGLSFTPGSGQLRGLGLGDGSLVGQGSDSIDNFAAPGGFNPSFNGANQRAQPSGITGGFPGGLTSESREAPVAYNAPAPAAELEKEFFTYTADEQDFDEPQASEQVSSALNKALRVVFIKGPENRGLENAALALAKQAAQQETAIYVLNKQADIGDLANKLNAIRSNSNNKPEVHFVKYRTPEDAANAQRAIQGQYDQLGGSSTNQDGGVASSLNFASQPAPARENAAEASAPGPSYLPANILRRLRF; from the coding sequence ATGCGTGCCTTCATTGTCCTTTGCCTTGTGGCTTTTACTTGTGCCGATAAACTGGGCTATAACTATCAACCTGTTCAACACTCAAACACAGGATTGTCTTTCACTCCCGGCAGTGGTCAATTGCGTGGACTTGGACTCGGCGATGGCTCCCTTGTGGGACAGGGTAGCGACTCCATCGACAACTTTGCTGCCCCAGGTGGCTTCAACCCTAGCTTCAATGGAGCTAACCAGCGTGCTCAACCAAGTGGAATTACCGGTGGTTTCCCCGGTGGCCTGACCAGCGAATCTCGTGAGGCTCCAGTCGCCTACAACGCTCCTGCCCCAGCTGCTGAATTGGAAAAGGAATTCTTCACCTACACTGCTGACGAACAGGACTTCGATGAGCCCCAGGCCTCTGAACAGGTGTCCAGCGCATTGAACAAGGCTCTGCGTGTTGTCTTCATCAAGGGACCCGAGAACCGTGGTTTGGAGAACGctgctctggctctggctaaGCAGGCTGCCCAGCAAGAGACCGCCATCTATGTCCTGAACAAGCAGGCCGACATTGGAGATCTGGCCAACAAGTTGAACGCCatccgcagcaacagcaacaacaagcccGAGGTTCACTTCGTCAAGTACCGCACTCCTGAGGATGCTGCCAACGCTCAGCGTGCCATCCAAGGCCAATACGACCAATTGGGCGGTTCTTCAACCAACCAGGATGGCGGTGTTGCCAGCTCGCTCAACTTTGCCTCTCAACCCGCTCCCGCTCGTGAAAATGCCGCTGAAGCTTCCGCTCCTGGACCAAGCTACTTGCCAGCCAATATCCTGCGTCGTCTTCGATTCTAA
- the LOC117573508 gene encoding LOW QUALITY PROTEIN: uncharacterized protein LOC117573508 (The sequence of the model RefSeq protein was modified relative to this genomic sequence to represent the inferred CDS: inserted 1 base in 1 codon), whose product MRFLIALCLIGAACAQYNYGQGFNTASSDNTPIVDYGSPSYDGEESRVGSSYAPSAGVNKEFYTFEADEEDFNDPAASERAANSVSQGLRVVFIKGPENRGLENAALALAKQAAEQKTAIYVLNKQADIGDLSNKLNAIRNNNNNKPEVHFVKYRTPEDAANAQRAIQSQYDXLGGPSQNINGGIAPAINFASRSPVSTGGNNYGSNNYGSNNYGSSTGSSPSNSYLPANILRRLRIR is encoded by the exons ATGCGTTTCCTTATCGCTCTCTGTCTGATTGGCGCCGCATGCGCTCAATACAACTATGGACAAGGATTTAACACTGCCTCCAGCGACAATACTCCAATTGTAGACTACGGCTCACCCAGCTATGATGGCGAGGAGAGCCGTGTCGGTTCATCATACGCCCCATCTGCCGGAGTCAACAAGGAGTTCTACACATTCGAAGCCGATGAGGAGGACTTCAACGATCCCGCTGCTAGCGAAAGGGCTGCCAACAGCGTGAGCCAGGGTCTGCGTGTGGTCTTCATCAAGGGACCCGAGAACCGTGGTTTGGAGAACGctgctctggctctggctaaGCAAGCTGCTGAGCAGAAGACCGCCATCTATGTTCTGAACAAGCAGGCTGATATTGGTGATCTGAGCAACAAGCTGAACGCCatccgcaacaacaacaacaacaagcccGAGGTTCACTTCGTCAAGTACCGCACTCCTGAGGATGCTGCTAACGCTCAGCGTGCCATTCAGTCGCAGTACG TCTTGGGTGGCCCCAGCCAGAACATCAACGGTGGCATTGCTCCAGCAATCAACTTTGCTTCCCGCTCCCCCGTCTCGACTGGTGGCAACAActatggcagcaacaactacggTAGCAACAACTACGGTAGCTCTACTGGCAGCTCTCCCAGCAATTCCTATCTGCCCGCCAACATTCTGCGTCGTCTGCGCATTCGTTAA
- the LOC117573841 gene encoding glycine, alanine and asparagine-rich protein-like isoform X1 — protein sequence MLTNSFPHQTKVMCLVAVACADKLGYNYQPVQHSGSGLSFTPGSGSGIGSLGGNSGSLGGSSGSLGGLSGLGGLGGSSGLGGLSGGSGLGGLSGGSGLSGLGGGISGGSIGGGLDSGLGNLGSSSGLGNLGGLSGGSLEAPVSYNAPAPAAELEKEFFTYTANEEDFDEPQAAEKVSSSLNKALRVVFIKGPENRGLENAALALAKQAAQQETAIYVLNKQADIGDLANKLNAIRSNSNNKPEVHFVKYRTPEDAANAQRAIQGQYDQLGGSSQAHDGGVAPALNFASQGPVRQATAQTPDNSYLPTSVFRRFRL from the exons ATGCTTACCAACTCTTTTCCTCACCAAACTAAG GTTATGTGCCTGGTCGCAGTCGCCTGCGCCGACAAACTTGGCTACAACTATCAGCCCGTCCAGCACTCCGGCTCAGGACTGTCGTTCACTCCTGGCAGTGGATCAGGAATCGGCTCCCtcggtggcaactctggctcCCTCGGTGGCAGCTCTGGCTCCCTCGGTGGCCTGAGCGGTCTTGGTGGTCTGGGCGGCAGCAGCGGACTTGGTGGTCTGAGCGGCGGAAGCGGACTTGGTGGTCTGAGCGGCGGCAGCGGACTGAGCGGTCTGGGTGGTGGCATCAGCGGTGGCAGCATCGGCGGTGGTTTGGATTCCGGTCTGGGTAACCTCGGTAGTTCTTCCGGTCTCGGCAACCTCGGTGGTCTCTCCGGTGGCTCTTTGGAGGCTCCAGTCTCTTACAACGCCCCTGCCCCAGCTGCTGAATTGGAAAAGGAATTCTTCACCTACACCGCCAACGAGGAGGACTTCGACGAGCCCCAGGCTGCTGAGAAGGTGTCCAGCTCATTGAACAAGGCTCTGCGTGTTGTCTTCATCAAGGGACCCGAGAACCGTGGTTTGGAGAATGctgctctggctctggctaaGCAGGCTGCCCAGCAAGAGACCGCCATCTATGTCCTGAACAAGCAGGCTGACATTGGAGATCTGGCCAACAAGTTGAACGCCatccgcagcaacagcaacaacaagcccGAGGTTCACTTCGTCAAGTACCGCACTCCTGAGGATGCTGCCAACGCTCAACGTGCCATCCAAGGCCAATACGATCAATTGGGAGGTTCATCCCAGGCTCATGATGGTGGTGTTGCACCCGCATTGAACTTCGCTTCTCAGGGTCCAGTTCGTCAGGCTACTGCCCAGACTCCTGACAACTCCTACCTGCCCACTTCGGTTTTCCGTCGTTTCCGTCTGTAA
- the LOC117573841 gene encoding glycine, alanine and asparagine-rich protein-like isoform X2: MRAFIVMCLVAVACADKLGYNYQPVQHSGSGLSFTPGSGSGIGSLGGNSGSLGGSSGSLGGLSGLGGLGGSSGLGGLSGGSGLGGLSGGSGLSGLGGGISGGSIGGGLDSGLGNLGSSSGLGNLGGLSGGSLEAPVSYNAPAPAAELEKEFFTYTANEEDFDEPQAAEKVSSSLNKALRVVFIKGPENRGLENAALALAKQAAQQETAIYVLNKQADIGDLANKLNAIRSNSNNKPEVHFVKYRTPEDAANAQRAIQGQYDQLGGSSQAHDGGVAPALNFASQGPVRQATAQTPDNSYLPTSVFRRFRL; encoded by the exons ATGCGTGCCTTTATC GTTATGTGCCTGGTCGCAGTCGCCTGCGCCGACAAACTTGGCTACAACTATCAGCCCGTCCAGCACTCCGGCTCAGGACTGTCGTTCACTCCTGGCAGTGGATCAGGAATCGGCTCCCtcggtggcaactctggctcCCTCGGTGGCAGCTCTGGCTCCCTCGGTGGCCTGAGCGGTCTTGGTGGTCTGGGCGGCAGCAGCGGACTTGGTGGTCTGAGCGGCGGAAGCGGACTTGGTGGTCTGAGCGGCGGCAGCGGACTGAGCGGTCTGGGTGGTGGCATCAGCGGTGGCAGCATCGGCGGTGGTTTGGATTCCGGTCTGGGTAACCTCGGTAGTTCTTCCGGTCTCGGCAACCTCGGTGGTCTCTCCGGTGGCTCTTTGGAGGCTCCAGTCTCTTACAACGCCCCTGCCCCAGCTGCTGAATTGGAAAAGGAATTCTTCACCTACACCGCCAACGAGGAGGACTTCGACGAGCCCCAGGCTGCTGAGAAGGTGTCCAGCTCATTGAACAAGGCTCTGCGTGTTGTCTTCATCAAGGGACCCGAGAACCGTGGTTTGGAGAATGctgctctggctctggctaaGCAGGCTGCCCAGCAAGAGACCGCCATCTATGTCCTGAACAAGCAGGCTGACATTGGAGATCTGGCCAACAAGTTGAACGCCatccgcagcaacagcaacaacaagcccGAGGTTCACTTCGTCAAGTACCGCACTCCTGAGGATGCTGCCAACGCTCAACGTGCCATCCAAGGCCAATACGATCAATTGGGAGGTTCATCCCAGGCTCATGATGGTGGTGTTGCACCCGCATTGAACTTCGCTTCTCAGGGTCCAGTTCGTCAGGCTACTGCCCAGACTCCTGACAACTCCTACCTGCCCACTTCGGTTTTCCGTCGTTTCCGTCTGTAA
- the LOC117573509 gene encoding uncharacterized protein LOC117573509, whose translation MRALIVLCLVAAASAGRLGYNYGAGSTSEIGSGGNDGFSSGIGPGSISTGLGGPVSYDAAPQAGVNKEFFSFYANEADFEDPDAARKIAASVQKNVRVIFIKGPENRGYENAVLALAKQAAEQQTAIYLLHRQPDLNELANKFNAVRQNANAKPEVHFVKYRTPEDAANAQRAIQSQYDSLGGTSQNINGGVANALNFASRSTAPVRPGQIQQPDSNYLPSSILRRLRLKK comes from the coding sequence ATGCGCGCTTTGATTGTTTTGTGCTTGGTGGCAGCCGCTAGTGCCGGACGCTTGGGCTACAATTACGGAGCCGGCAGCACATCTGAAATTGGATCAGGTGGCAATGATGGCTTTAGCAGTGGCATTGGACCTGGATCTATCTCCACTGGTCTTGGTGGTCCAGTGAGCTACGATGCTGCCCCACAAGCCGGTGTAAACAAGGAGTTCTTCTCTTTCTATGCCAACGAGGCTGACTTTGAGGATCCCGATGCAGCTCGCAAGATTGCCGCCTCAGTGCAGAAGAACGTTCGCGTCATCTTCATTAAGGGTCCCGAGAACCGTGGATACGAGAACGCCGTTCTGGCTTTGGCCAAACAGGCTGCCGAGCAGCAGACAGCTATCTATCTTCTTCACAGGCAACCCGACCTCAATGAGCTGGCCAACAAGTTCAACGCAGTGCGCCAGAATGCCAACGCCAAACCCGAGGTACACTTCGTCAAGTACCGCACCCCCGAGGATGCTGCCAATGCTCAGCGTGCCATCCAGAGCCAATACGACTCACTTGGTGGCACCAGCCAGAACATCAATGGTGGTGTTGCCAACGCTCTGAACTTCGCCTCCCGCTCCACAGCTCCTGTGCGCCCTGGACAGATCCAGCAGCCAGACAGCAACTACCTGCCATCCTCGATCTTGCGTCGCCTACGCCTCAAGAAGTAA